Genomic window (Tardiphaga sp. vice304):
CCAGGGCCGCCATCAGCCGCCGCGTCGCCACGTCGATCTCCGCCATCCCGCTCTGGGCGGGATCCGGGCCGGCAGGACCATAGGCAGGACGATCGATCATTCGGGGAACGTAACCTTGGCTGACAACGCCTGGTGAAAGCTGGCCGACCGTAAAAGCGGCGGCTCGGCAAGCCTTTAGGTCGTGAAATTTACGTGGCAAGCGAGCCCGGCGCAACGCCGCACGGAAGCTATGCACCAGAAAGCGCCACAAAATGGCGCGCGAGAGGTCTACCGGCTTGGACTCTGCTTTGGCCAGATGCTATCCAGCACCTCTCCATTGGCATACCACCACTCTGCAGCGATGCCGCGTTCCCCAGCGGATGCGCTACGTCCCAACATTATTTCAGGCGGAACCCCACATGACGCAGGTTGATCATTCGAAGATGGCCAATGCGATCCGCGCGCTGGCGATGGATGGCGTGCAGAAGGCCAATTCCGGCCACCCGGGGTTGCCGATGGGCGCCGCCGATGTCGCCACGGTGCTGTGGACCCAGTTCCTGAAGTTCGACGCCGCTGATCCGCGCTGGCCGGACCGCGACCGTTTCATTCTCTCCGCCGGCCACGGCTCGATGCTGCTCTACGCGCTGCTGTATCTGACCGGCAACGAGGACGTCACGCTGGATCAGCTGAAGAACTTCCGCCAGCTGCATTCCAAGACCCCGGGCCACCCCGAGAACTTCGTCACCGCCGGCATCGAGACCACCACCGGTCCACTCGGCCAGGGCGTCGCGTCATCGGTCGGCACCGCGCTGGCGGAACGGCTGCTGGCGGCCGAATATGGCGACATCGTCGATCATTACACCTATGTGCTGTGCTCGGATGGCGACCTGATGGAAGGCGTCAGCCACGAAGCCGCAGCGCTGGCCGGCCATCTCAAGCTGTCGAAGCTGATCTTCCTGTGGGACGACAACGGCATCTCGATCGACGGCCCGCTGACGCTGACCGACAGCGTCGACCAGGTGGCGCGCTTCAAGGCCCATGGCTGGAATGCCGTCCGGGTCGATGGCCACGACCAGAAGGCCATCGCCGCCGCGATCAAGGAGGCCCAGAATTCGGACCGACCGTCCTTCATCGCCTGCAAGACCATCATCGGCTTCGGCGCGCCGAACCGCGCCGGCACCTCGAAAGCCCATGGCGAACCGCTCGGCGCCGAGGAACTGGCCGGCGCCAAGAAGGCGCTGGGCTGGGATTACGGCCCGTTCGAGGTTCCCGACGATATCCTGCAGGCCTGGCGCAATGTCGGCAAGCAGGGCGCCACCGCCCATACCGACTGGAACGAGCGTTTCGACGCCCTGCCGGAAGCGACCCGCAGCGAGTTCACGCGCCGGGTGATCGACCGCAAGCGACCGGACGGCCTCCATGAGGCGATCCGCACGCTGAAGCAGAAGCTGATCGACGAGCCGCAGACCGTCGCCACCCGCAAGGCCAGCGAGATCGTGCTGGAAGTGCTGGTCGGCGTGATGCCCGAACTGCTGCTCGGATCTGCCGACCTGACGCCGTCGAACAACACCCGGACCAAGCACGCCAAGGATGTGACGCCGACAGACTTCAGCGGCCGCTACATCCATTACGGCATCCGCGAAATGGGCATGGCGGCGGCTATGAACGGCGTTGCGCAGCATGGCGGCTTCGCCCCGGCCGGCGGCACCTTCATGTGCTTCACCGACTATGCGCGGCCTTCGATGCGCATCGCGGCGCTGTCGCACGTGCCGGTGGTCTACATCATGACCCACGATTCCATCGGACTTGGCGAAGACGGCCCGACGCACCAGCCGGTCGAACACCTGGCGTCGCTACGCTGCATGCCGAACATGCGAACCTTCCGCCCGGCCGACCCGATCGAGACCGCGGAATGCTGGCAGCTGGCGCTGGAGAACACCACAGGCCCCACCGTGCTGGCGCTGTCGCGGCAGAACCTGAAGCCGGCGCGCACCGTTCATCATGATGACAATCTGTGCGCCACCGGCGGCTACGAGCTGGTCGCGGCGCAGGGCGAAGCCAAGGTGACGCTGTTCGCGTCCGGCTCGGAAGTCGAGATCGCCGTGGTCGCGCAGAAGCAGCTCGCCGAGAAGGGCATCGCGACCCGTGTGGTTTCGGTGCCGTCGCTCGAACTGCTGCTGCAGCAGTCGCCGGAGAAGCAGGCAGCCATCATCGGCAAGGCCCCGGTCAAGATTGCGATCGAGGCCGCCGTGCGGTTCGGCTGGGACGCCGTGATCGGCCATGACGGCGTGTTTATCGGCATGTCGACCTTCGGCGCCAGCGCGCCGGCCAAGGAGCTCTACAAATATTTCGGCATCACGGCAGAAGCCGTCGTGGACGCCGCCACCAAGCGCCACAACGCGGCTTAACCCTGCCGGAACGCCGGCGCATCCGACACATTGCGCCGGCGTTTCAATCAGGGCATGAAACGGCCGTTAAACGTACCTATATGCAGGTAATACGCAGGTTTAGAACGACAGGGAGAACTTGAATGGCAGTCCGGGTTTCGATCAACGGGTTTGGCCGCATCGGCCGCAACGTCCTGCGGGCGATCTATGAGTCCAAGCGCACCGACATCGAAGTGGTCGCCATCAACGATCTCGGCTCCGTCGAGAGCAACGCGCATCTGCTGCGCTTTGATTCCGTGCACGGCCGTTTCCCCGGCGAAGTCACCGTCGATGGCGACAGCATCGATATCGGCCGCGGCAAGATCAAGGTCACCGCGGTACGCGATCCCAACACCCTGCCCTGGAAGGACCTCGGCATCGACATCGCGCTGGAATGCACCGGCATCTTCAGCGCCAAGGCCAAGGCCTCGATGCACCTCACCGCAGGCGCCAAGCGCGTGCTGGTCTCGGCGCCGTCGGACGGCGCCGACGCGACGATCGTTTACGGCGTCAACCACAAGACGCTGAGCAAGGACCATCTGGTCGTTTCCAACGGCTCCTGCACCACCAACGCGCTGGCGCCGGTCGCCAAGGTGCTGAACGAACTGGTCGGCATCGAAACCGGTTTCATGACCACGATCCACGCCTACACCGGCGACCAGCCGACGCTGGACACGCTGCACAGCGATCTCTACCGCGGCCGCGCCGCGGCGATGTCGATGATTCCGACCTCGACCGGTGCCGCCAAGGCCATCGGCCTGGTGATGCCGGAACTGGCCGGCAAGCTCGACGGCGTCTCGATCCGCGTGCCGACCCCGAACGTCTCGGTGATCGATCTCAAGATCATTGCCAAGAAGTCGGTCACCCCGGCCGAAATCAACGCCGCGTTCAAGGCTGCCGCCGAGAGCGGCGACCTCAAGGGCATTCTCGGCACCACGGCGCATCCCAACGTGTCGATCGATTTCAACCACGATGCCCACTCATCGACCTTCGCCTTCGACCAGACCAAGGTGCAGAACGGCACGCTGGTCCGCGTGCTCTCCTGGTACGACAACGAATGGGGCTTCTCCAACCGCATGGCCGACACGGCCGTTGCGATGGGCAAGCTTATCTAGCCGCTTGCACAAGAGAACACGATGACGCAATCGCTCTGGGTAGTTATTCCGGTTGGCGTTCTTTTCTTTGCGTTCATCGTGTTCGCGCTTCGTCAAGGAACGAAGATCACCCCGTCGCGTGACGGCCATCGTTTCGATGACCATGATAGCGGATCAATACCATGACCAATTCCTTCCGCACTCTCGACGATGTCGATGTTAAATCGAAGCGCGTGCTCGTGCGCGTCGATCTCAATGTCCCGATGGACAATGGCCGCGTCACCGATGCGACCCGGCTGGAGCGCATTGCAGCGACCGTGACCGAGATCGCCGGCAAGGGTGGCAAGGTCATTCTGCTGGCGCATTTCGGCCGGCCGAAGGGCGTCGATCCCAAGCAGTCGCTGAAGCCGGTGGCCGCCGCGCTGGCTGACGTCATCGGCAAGCCGGTCGCCTTCGCGGAAGATTGCGTCGGTGACGTCGCCGCCAAGGCCGTCGCTGCGATGAAGGACGGCGACATCCTCTGCCTGGAAAACACCCGCTTCCATCCCGGTGAGGAAAAGAACGATCCCGCTTTTGTCGCCGAACTGGCCAAGCTCGGCGACATCTGGGTCAACGACGCGTTCTCCGCCGCGCACCGCGCCCATGCCACCACCGAAGGCCTCGGCCACAAGCTGCCGGCCTTTGCCGGTCGCACCATGCAGGCCGAACTCGACGC
Coding sequences:
- the tkt gene encoding transketolase codes for the protein MTQVDHSKMANAIRALAMDGVQKANSGHPGLPMGAADVATVLWTQFLKFDAADPRWPDRDRFILSAGHGSMLLYALLYLTGNEDVTLDQLKNFRQLHSKTPGHPENFVTAGIETTTGPLGQGVASSVGTALAERLLAAEYGDIVDHYTYVLCSDGDLMEGVSHEAAALAGHLKLSKLIFLWDDNGISIDGPLTLTDSVDQVARFKAHGWNAVRVDGHDQKAIAAAIKEAQNSDRPSFIACKTIIGFGAPNRAGTSKAHGEPLGAEELAGAKKALGWDYGPFEVPDDILQAWRNVGKQGATAHTDWNERFDALPEATRSEFTRRVIDRKRPDGLHEAIRTLKQKLIDEPQTVATRKASEIVLEVLVGVMPELLLGSADLTPSNNTRTKHAKDVTPTDFSGRYIHYGIREMGMAAAMNGVAQHGGFAPAGGTFMCFTDYARPSMRIAALSHVPVVYIMTHDSIGLGEDGPTHQPVEHLASLRCMPNMRTFRPADPIETAECWQLALENTTGPTVLALSRQNLKPARTVHHDDNLCATGGYELVAAQGEAKVTLFASGSEVEIAVVAQKQLAEKGIATRVVSVPSLELLLQQSPEKQAAIIGKAPVKIAIEAAVRFGWDAVIGHDGVFIGMSTFGASAPAKELYKYFGITAEAVVDAATKRHNAA
- the gap gene encoding type I glyceraldehyde-3-phosphate dehydrogenase, whose amino-acid sequence is MAVRVSINGFGRIGRNVLRAIYESKRTDIEVVAINDLGSVESNAHLLRFDSVHGRFPGEVTVDGDSIDIGRGKIKVTAVRDPNTLPWKDLGIDIALECTGIFSAKAKASMHLTAGAKRVLVSAPSDGADATIVYGVNHKTLSKDHLVVSNGSCTTNALAPVAKVLNELVGIETGFMTTIHAYTGDQPTLDTLHSDLYRGRAAAMSMIPTSTGAAKAIGLVMPELAGKLDGVSIRVPTPNVSVIDLKIIAKKSVTPAEINAAFKAAAESGDLKGILGTTAHPNVSIDFNHDAHSSTFAFDQTKVQNGTLVRVLSWYDNEWGFSNRMADTAVAMGKLI